A stretch of Candidatus Binatia bacterium DNA encodes these proteins:
- a CDS encoding AtpZ/AtpI family protein: protein MAKYLAIGLEIPSTIVGSLIVGYLVDRQFGTSPWITVGAAVLGFFGAVYRLMQYLKYFSAGKHEE from the coding sequence ATTGCAAAATACCTCGCGATCGGTCTCGAGATCCCCAGCACAATAGTGGGTTCGCTTATCGTAGGTTACCTGGTTGACCGGCAGTTCGGCACGTCGCCTTGGATTACAGTCGGCGCGGCGGTCTTAGGATTTTTCGGAGCGGTTTATCGACTGATGCAATATCTAAAATATTTTTCCGCCGGCAAGCATGAAGAGTAA
- the atpB gene encoding F0F1 ATP synthase subunit A: MEHPFTWYSSLHPFLPYPLSLLGEPNFTALLVMLLLVALALRFKGALRKAKDPVVPEDRLSVRNVMEVLIEIVAGLSDSIIGKKGRKYVPLFGSLFLFILLANFLGLVPGFTPPTSSFFSNLGMGLVVFVAYHYFGVREHGGRYFKQFMGPMLLLAPLFILIEFFSHVFRPISLSIRLFGNMFGDHLVLEIFSDLTKVVIPVAFYILGSLVSVIQAVVFTILSVIYIAMAISHEH; encoded by the coding sequence ATGGAACATCCGTTTACCTGGTATTCGAGTTTACATCCGTTCCTGCCGTATCCGCTTAGTCTTCTCGGCGAACCTAATTTTACCGCTCTCCTCGTCATGCTGTTGTTAGTAGCGCTGGCGCTTCGTTTCAAGGGGGCGCTTCGGAAAGCCAAAGATCCCGTGGTCCCCGAAGATCGCCTCAGCGTGAGGAACGTGATGGAAGTCCTGATCGAGATCGTCGCCGGACTGAGCGACAGCATTATCGGCAAGAAGGGTCGCAAGTACGTGCCTCTTTTCGGCAGCCTCTTCCTGTTTATCCTTCTCGCCAATTTTTTAGGCTTGGTGCCGGGTTTTACGCCCCCGACGAGCAGTTTTTTTAGCAACCTAGGAATGGGGTTGGTGGTCTTCGTCGCCTACCATTATTTCGGCGTTCGCGAGCACGGCGGGCGCTACTTCAAGCAGTTTATGGGTCCCATGCTGCTGCTGGCGCCTTTATTTATCTTGATAGAATTCTTCTCCCACGTATTCCGGCCGATTTCTCTCTCGATTCGTCTGTTCGGCAACATGTTCGGCGATCACCTGGTGCTGGAGATTTTCAGCGACTTAACCAAAGTCGTGATCCCGGTGGCTTTTTACATTTTAGGTTCTTTAGTATCGGTGATCCAGGCTGTGGTTTTCACCATACTCAGCGTGATTTATATCGCCATGGCGATCAGCCATGAGCATTGA
- the hemL gene encoding glutamate-1-semialdehyde 2,1-aminomutase, with product MSADRSGALFERARRKIPGGVNSPVRAWNAVGGAPRFIARGGGARITDVDGREYIDFVCSWGPLILGHAHPKVTTAIEQALASGTSFGAPTEREIELAESVAEQFPSIEKLRLVNSGTEATMSALRLARGFTRRTRIVKFDGCYHGHVDALLARAGSGVASFSLPDSAGVPPAFAAETSVAEFNDIEGLESLFTQYPETIAAVIVEPICGNMGVISPLSGFLEKLAALTRKHGALLIFDEVITGFRVSPGGAQELFNIRPDLTCLGKILGGGLPLGAFGGRAEIMDLLAPEGPVYQAGTFSGNPLAVAAGLAALKELSRTGVYEKLDKGGGKLQEGFETVLAAHRIPAVINRQGSMLTLFFGVDRVRNAEEARHADKERFARFFHGMLDRGVYWPPSQFEAALVSLAHKLADIDKTVQAFDAWAREEAKG from the coding sequence GGGTCAACAGTCCGGTGCGCGCGTGGAATGCCGTGGGCGGCGCGCCGCGCTTTATCGCGCGCGGCGGCGGCGCCCGGATCACCGATGTCGACGGCAGGGAGTACATCGACTTCGTTTGTTCTTGGGGTCCATTGATTCTCGGGCACGCGCATCCCAAAGTTACCACGGCCATCGAACAGGCTCTGGCAAGCGGCACGAGCTTTGGCGCGCCGACGGAGCGGGAGATCGAGCTCGCCGAATCCGTCGCGGAGCAATTTCCGTCGATCGAGAAGTTGAGGCTGGTCAACTCGGGCACCGAAGCGACGATGAGCGCGCTTCGGCTGGCGCGCGGCTTTACGCGACGGACCCGGATCGTCAAGTTCGACGGTTGCTATCACGGCCACGTGGACGCGCTCCTTGCCCGCGCGGGCTCCGGCGTCGCGAGCTTTTCTCTTCCCGACAGCGCTGGCGTGCCGCCGGCTTTCGCGGCGGAGACAAGCGTCGCTGAGTTCAACGATATCGAAGGATTAGAGTCCCTGTTCACGCAATATCCGGAAACTATTGCCGCCGTGATCGTCGAGCCGATCTGCGGCAATATGGGGGTGATTTCGCCGCTTTCGGGCTTTCTCGAAAAACTCGCCGCCCTGACGCGAAAACATGGCGCGCTGCTGATCTTCGACGAGGTCATCACCGGGTTTCGCGTTTCTCCCGGAGGGGCGCAAGAATTGTTCAATATACGGCCGGATCTCACGTGTCTGGGCAAAATACTCGGGGGCGGCCTGCCGTTGGGCGCTTTCGGCGGGAGGGCCGAGATCATGGATTTGCTTGCGCCGGAAGGTCCGGTTTATCAAGCGGGCACGTTTTCCGGCAATCCGCTGGCGGTTGCCGCCGGCCTCGCCGCGCTGAAAGAGTTGTCGCGGACGGGAGTGTACGAAAAGCTGGATAAGGGCGGAGGAAAACTTCAAGAAGGCTTCGAGACTGTGCTGGCTGCCCATCGAATTCCCGCCGTGATCAATCGCCAAGGTTCCATGCTGACGCTCTTCTTTGGTGTAGACCGTGTGCGCAACGCCGAAGAGGCGCGCCACGCGGACAAAGAGCGCTTCGCGCGGTTTTTTCACGGCATGCTCGATCGCGGCGTGTATTGGCCGCCGTCGCAGTTTGAGGCGGCGCTTGTTTCTCTTGCGCACAAATTGGCAGACATTGACAAAACCGTGCAGGCCTTCGATGCTTGGGCGCGCGAGGAGGCGAAAGGTTGA